In Anaerolineales bacterium, the following proteins share a genomic window:
- a CDS encoding DegT/DnrJ/EryC1/StrS family aminotransferase, giving the protein MKPQYEELRAEMDSAYQRVMDSGWYILSDEVGNFEKEFAQYLGVSHCIGVGNGLEALQLILMGYGIGEGDEIIVPANTYIASWLAVSYVGATPIPVEPDAGTYNIDPARIESAITKRTKAIMPVHLYGQPSEMDAINQIAEEHGLYVVEDSAQTHGARFNGRMAGALGSAAGFSFYPTKNLGAFGDAGAVTTDDAQLADRIRVLRNYGSRKKYFNEVKGHNSRLDPLQASFLRVKLKRLDEWNQRRSRIAEFYLEGLSDIPGVVLPTIAPNAAHVWHLFVISAADRDQLQAHLEQRGVGTLVHYPIPPHLSEAYADLKYKRGDFPISERIADSVLSLPMGPHLHLDEAGYVVECVKEFYTK; this is encoded by the coding sequence ATGAAGCCTCAGTACGAAGAGTTAAGGGCTGAAATGGACAGCGCCTATCAGCGCGTCATGGATTCGGGGTGGTATATATTGAGCGATGAGGTGGGAAATTTCGAGAAGGAGTTTGCGCAATACCTTGGTGTGAGTCATTGCATCGGCGTCGGCAATGGGTTGGAAGCATTGCAATTGATCCTTATGGGATACGGTATAGGGGAGGGAGACGAGATCATCGTCCCTGCCAATACGTATATCGCCTCATGGTTGGCGGTGTCGTACGTTGGCGCAACACCGATTCCCGTCGAGCCGGACGCGGGAACGTATAACATTGACCCTGCCCGGATCGAATCGGCGATCACCAAACGGACGAAGGCGATCATGCCCGTCCATCTGTATGGTCAGCCATCCGAAATGGATGCGATCAACCAAATTGCGGAAGAGCATGGTCTTTACGTTGTTGAAGATTCCGCGCAGACTCACGGAGCGCGCTTCAACGGACGGATGGCTGGGGCGTTAGGCTCCGCGGCGGGTTTTAGTTTTTATCCGACAAAAAACCTTGGGGCGTTTGGCGATGCCGGCGCGGTGACAACGGATGACGCGCAATTGGCGGATAGGATACGCGTGCTGAGGAATTACGGCTCGCGGAAAAAATACTTCAACGAGGTGAAGGGACATAACTCCCGGCTCGACCCGCTGCAAGCCTCCTTCCTACGGGTGAAACTGAAGAGGCTTGACGAATGGAATCAACGGCGGAGTCGAATCGCCGAGTTTTATCTTGAGGGGTTGTCGGATATCCCCGGCGTCGTCCTGCCTACAATCGCTCCAAATGCCGCGCACGTCTGGCATTTGTTCGTGATCTCTGCCGCCGACAGGGATCAATTGCAAGCGCATCTTGAACAACGCGGGGTTGGGACGTTAGTGCATTATCCGATTCCGCCCCATTTGTCCGAAGCCTACGCCGACTTGAAGTACAAACGCGGAGACTTTCCCATCTCCGAGCGAATCGCCGATTCGGTTTTGAGTCTGCCTATGGGACCGCACTTGCATCTTGATGAAGCGGGTTATGTTGTGGAATGTGTCAAAGAATTTTATACAAAATAA
- a CDS encoding PIG-L deacetylase family protein, with translation MTEEYIPKIAMTIHAHPDDQEFSIGGTVAKWAKAGCEIISVVITSGDSGSNDPAKNGGHKKELAELREREQLAANKVLGVKETIFLRYPDGELEATIQLRKDLTRLIRQFKPDTVSCGNPEAWFYGNEYVNHPDHRAAAEAACTAVFPSAGSRLMFTDLLEAGYEPHEVKRLYVHGGEKSDTWVDITETLEVKIKALQQHASQVPVDEVGKWMTEWAEEEAKDKDMKYAESYRVMILKKDEEEKAG, from the coding sequence ATGACAGAAGAATACATTCCAAAAATTGCGATGACCATCCACGCGCACCCCGACGACCAGGAATTTTCCATCGGCGGCACGGTCGCGAAGTGGGCGAAAGCGGGCTGTGAAATTATTTCCGTGGTCATCACCAGCGGTGACTCGGGCTCGAACGATCCTGCGAAGAACGGCGGTCACAAAAAGGAACTCGCCGAATTACGCGAGCGAGAGCAACTCGCCGCGAACAAAGTTTTGGGAGTCAAAGAAACGATTTTCCTGCGTTACCCCGACGGCGAACTGGAAGCGACGATTCAACTCCGCAAGGATTTGACCCGCCTCATCCGCCAATTCAAGCCTGATACAGTTTCCTGCGGAAATCCTGAAGCGTGGTTCTATGGCAATGAATACGTCAATCACCCCGACCATCGCGCCGCGGCGGAGGCGGCGTGTACGGCGGTCTTCCCATCGGCGGGGAGTCGGCTGATGTTCACGGATCTGCTCGAAGCGGGGTATGAACCGCATGAGGTGAAGCGGTTATACGTCCACGGTGGTGAAAAATCCGATACGTGGGTTGACATCACCGAAACGTTGGAGGTCAAGATCAAGGCGCTACAACAGCACGCGAGTCAAGTCCCTGTGGACGAGGTCGGCAAGTGGATGACCGAATGGGCGGAGGAGGAAGCGAAAGACAAAGACATGAAGTATGCCGAGAGTTACCGCGTGATGATTTTGAAGAAGGACGAGGAAGAAAAAGCTGGGTGA
- a CDS encoding acyltransferase: MTKNQFYIPELDSLRFFAFVLVLIHHARDSELIPTWTTISRYGWMGVDIFLCLSAFLFTKLLYTEYTKTGGINVKNFYIRRAFRIWPLYFFFLALAVFLTIQKDGWSHGATIRALGMFTFTDNLMTAWFTYNTTILYSSHLWTISYEEQVYLIIPWVLLFFYRSKPSTTRLILLFLACGGTFLRAWMIFRQVGHPDIWVLPYTHFDSVLGGIVIGLGIFDRPLKKIPNIVWLLVGILALWQVTHLPNVTRIQWKLMLTYPLVGIGASLLIYSLTQGRLGILSALLQNRWLAYLGKISYGLYVYHKLGIYLANKITGQYLEPERLLLYPTVALLLAFIITVVMSTISFEVLEKPFLKLKDRFAVVQSRPV; this comes from the coding sequence ATGACCAAGAATCAATTTTATATCCCTGAACTCGACAGTTTGCGTTTCTTTGCATTCGTATTGGTGCTGATCCATCATGCGCGAGATTCGGAACTGATCCCCACGTGGACGACGATCTCCCGATACGGCTGGATGGGCGTGGACATATTCTTATGCCTCTCCGCCTTCCTCTTCACCAAACTGCTTTACACCGAATACACAAAGACAGGCGGAATAAACGTAAAGAATTTCTACATCCGCCGGGCATTTCGAATCTGGCCCCTGTATTTCTTTTTCCTTGCTCTCGCCGTCTTCCTTACAATTCAAAAGGATGGTTGGAGCCATGGCGCAACGATTCGGGCGTTAGGCATGTTCACGTTCACCGATAACCTAATGACGGCGTGGTTTACGTACAACACGACAATCCTATATTCTTCGCATCTCTGGACGATCTCGTACGAGGAACAGGTCTATTTGATCATTCCGTGGGTGTTATTGTTCTTCTACCGTTCAAAACCATCTACCACCCGGCTGATTCTATTGTTTCTTGCCTGCGGCGGGACTTTCCTACGGGCTTGGATGATCTTCCGTCAGGTGGGTCACCCCGATATTTGGGTCTTACCCTACACACATTTCGATTCTGTACTGGGGGGAATTGTCATCGGACTGGGTATTTTTGATCGCCCCCTCAAAAAGATACCCAACATCGTTTGGTTGCTAGTTGGGATTCTCGCTCTTTGGCAGGTCACTCACTTGCCCAACGTGACGCGCATCCAGTGGAAATTGATGCTCACCTACCCTCTGGTCGGCATCGGCGCCTCCCTGCTGATTTACTCGCTTACCCAAGGCAGGCTTGGCATACTTTCCGCCCTGTTACAGAACAGATGGCTTGCCTATCTTGGAAAAATCTCGTATGGGTTATACGTGTACCACAAACTTGGAATTTATCTTGCCAACAAAATTACAGGGCAATACCTCGAACCGGAACGCTTGCTCCTTTATCCGACCGTTGCGCTGCTCCTAGCGTTCATCATTACCGTTGTAATGTCTACGATCTCCTTCGAGGTTCTTGAGAAGCCTTTTCTAAAACTAAAAGATCGCTTCGCCGTTGTCCAATCGCGCCCGGTGTGA
- a CDS encoding phosphatidate cytidylyltransferase: MSPYLATLVTFLIAVAFLRLMDFLAQRGVIESRLSRKLIHIGTGPIFVLCWLMFTDVFISRWLAALVPLVITVQFALVGLGILKDEAAVKAMSRTGDPREILRGPLFYGIVFVAMTLLYWKDSLIGIPALMIMCGGDGIADIVGRRVKSPTLFWSPEKSLAGSLSVFVGGWALTMLIFAVYVWMGAFSGPVARFLLPVTWVALGATLVESLPFKDIDNLTVTLACAVIGHFVF, translated from the coding sequence ATGTCGCCCTATCTCGCTACTCTCGTCACTTTCCTGATCGCGGTGGCATTTCTCCGCCTCATGGATTTTCTCGCGCAACGCGGGGTCATCGAAAGCCGGTTGAGCCGCAAACTCATCCATATTGGCACCGGTCCCATTTTCGTTCTGTGCTGGCTCATGTTCACCGACGTTTTTATTTCGCGCTGGCTTGCCGCGCTTGTGCCGCTGGTTATCACGGTTCAATTCGCTTTGGTCGGATTGGGCATCCTCAAAGACGAAGCCGCGGTCAAAGCCATGTCGCGCACCGGCGACCCGCGCGAGATTTTGCGCGGTCCGCTGTTTTACGGGATCGTCTTCGTCGCGATGACCTTGCTCTACTGGAAAGATTCGCTCATCGGGATTCCCGCCTTGATGATCATGTGCGGCGGCGACGGGATCGCCGACATCGTCGGGCGCCGCGTCAAATCTCCGACGTTATTCTGGTCGCCCGAAAAGAGCCTTGCCGGCTCCCTCAGCGTTTTCGTCGGCGGCTGGGCGTTGACCATGCTCATCTTCGCCGTCTACGTTTGGATGGGCGCCTTCAGCGGACCTGTGGCGCGTTTTCTTTTGCCTGTCACGTGGGTGGCGCTTGGGGCAACGCTGGTCGAGTCGTTACCTTTCAAGGATATTGACAACCTCACGGTTACGCTCGCCTGTGCCGTTATCGGTCATTTTGTCTTTTGA